DNA sequence from the Oryza brachyantha chromosome 5, ObraRS2, whole genome shotgun sequence genome:
AGGTACCACATAGTCGTTGTCGGGATCATACTCATTAGAGCTTGATCCTCCATGAGCTATGAAGCACACATTGGATATGTGTTATCCTTTGTCATCATCTTCACTTTCCGAATCAACAGTTGTACACACATGATTACCCCTTTTTATTGTCTATCACATTACTCAAGGCTCGAGAAAATTTGTTGTAAGAAAAGTCAAGTCCCCTCGGAGATTTTATTGAGTTGATCATCTGATATGGCCATTAAAGCGGACGaagaaaatattaacaaataaTCCAAATAAGAACATGATGAAGAAACCAAATGTTCCATCTTTTATTTCCAAActtcaaaaatcaactctatcAAATACATAAATCCATGACAACAACTCAAgaccaaaacaacaaaacatcaCTCTAATACCACTTGTAAGATCATGCTGACGATCAGAGGAGGGCTAATGCTCGttggtttcttttttaaaacaatggaaagaaaaaaaatattagaaataataaTCAATAGTACTAAGTTATTCTAATATTTGTTAGAATACCAAACTAATCACCCTTGCTATAGTATCTCAGTGGAGCGGTTCCGAACAGTAATAAGTGGGAACCGTCCCGGACAAAAATCCTTATAGCTTTGCCAATTCAAATCCACTTAATGTGAACTTGAATATAAGTTCAGGGCATAgtccatgttcatcttttttgccaataaacatgaaaaatcaaCGGATGAAATTTACAGGATCTAACTGAACTTTAATATGACAAAAAATCCGATGATGTACGTTCACTAAAACCTAGACagattaaaaactaaaagatagAATTGTGTTAATCTTGGCATGCAGAAACTAgacttcaataaaaaaaaggcactTAATTAAATCCAATGGTTAGAtcaaaaatctaaaagtaatatCATGTCAGTGAAACCTATGTAAAACTCATCCTACACGAAATCGGAATTGAAAAACATAATCGACGATGATTTCATTTTCATGAACTTAGGAATTGATCAACAAAGTTCATCGAAATCATCGCCAATTCCGTCTCTGTGGCCATGGAGCTTCGGGGGATGCTGGCCGGGAGTGGGTGTTCGCACCACATTGTGAGGATGCACATGTGACCTCAACGTGACAAGAGAGTTCTCTAAAAGGCACGAGTCTCTGTGAGGGCATGGCACATGCTTAATTAGTTGGAGCAATGTCCTATGATCAACAAGATTAGGGCTTGTTTGGGTGAGCTTCTTTCAGCTAcagctttttctaaaaactgtttctgtCAGAAGCTGCCTCAAACGATCTATAGCTGCTGAGTTacagattttagaaaataaactaagaatctagAAGCTAGAGAAGCAGGGTTTAGAAGCTTTGCTAAATATTCAGAAGCTGACTACTAAATAGCTGCTTGCTTCTTAGAAACTAAAGCTCCTCAGACATACCCTAAGTGCTCCATAAGTCTTGTGAAGAAGCCGATGTGAACTGAGCTGGCAGTTGCTACTCGTTCGCGTCCTCTTCCTTGCATGGTGGATTAGGTGAAGAGCTTAGCGACAATTACCGTAGATctgctaaaaaaaaaggtagcgATCCTAACAATGGAGTGGTAGATTAAGGACATCGTTGATCGACGAGCTCTGTGTGGTGTGGCATTATGGTGCCTTATAGatatggacttttttttaccatatttgagaagtatatcatataaaaactttatgcgtaaaattttaatgcctTAAGATACACTGTATCCcaatgtattaaatttttatattaaaaatatgatatcttaggatattttttaaaggtGATAAAAAAGCTCTATCGATATAACAACTCTCGACACATATTTGCAGTTTGAATGGCCTTATAGATTGTAGCCCAAATCAGAGCTGAGCGTCTTGACGAACTTGATTACGACGAGTCGCGGTCGCACCAGGGCCATCTCTACCCCatgggcggcgggggcgatgGCCTAGGGCCCACGCTAGAAGGGGCCCAATACCCCATCGCCTGAAAAACATTAGGTAATTAGAACCGTCAGATTGTAAGTGCTTTATTGCATTCGTGAATCGTGATTCAGCTGAGGTGCGAAGACGTTCCATATATTCGTTTGTATCGTATTGTTTCATGTGCCATATAGCCATCATCGCTCGGTGCGCCGCAACATCGATTCAGGTGCGACCGTGAGAGTGAGAGTTTGTGACTGTGCAAGTACCCCAGGGTGACGGACGATAATGATGAGTTGTCACAATTTGTCGAATGACTGGCAcacggattttttttcctggtgaCTATTTTAGATGTTCAATTATTGATTTACTtcgtaattaatatttattgggtgcttatataacttatatatattaagtaaataaatagtCTTAAGTGTCTATAGTATCGAGTTCGTCTATGGCCCTCGAAAACATAGAGCCGGCCCTGGGTCGCACTCGACATTAACTCAACAAGTACGCACTAGCTCTGTACCAAGCAAACAATGGTTCCCACAAGGCCACAACGGTGATAGGAGTACACGGGAAGGCAACTGATTCTTGCTGTTGGCTACTGGCCATTGCCTGATTCTCACGAAATTAATCAGGAAATAGGTTGCGCATTCACCGTTAAGAAGTTGTAACCttaatatgaatttaataaCATGTCCAGGGTTTCATGAAACCGAAGCAGTACTGAATTCATcttccaaattttaaattcaaaattggtGGCAGGGATGGTTTTGCTATAGTTTTATCATTGTAGCTGCGTGTTTTAAAGCGAAAACTACCGTTGGTTGAACCGAGCGAATCCCTAGTATAGATGGTTTTGTCGTGGTTTGCCACATTAAATTAAAACCATCTGCTCGTTGAACCGAGAAAATTCTGAATTTGaacaaattttatccaaataaaacCGCCGATTACCGCTTTTGTGTCCCAAAAGTTAGCTATGTGATCGCTGTGGTAACTAGTGGTTTCGTGAACCATAAACATGCCACAAAGAGTAACGGCCCCATCCTTATCAAAATATAGCAAATTATAGAATTCAAatctatctcaaaatataaacacttcttcatttatctttttatctcAACTAATCACAACCACCACTTATCCTCtaaaccaatcacaaccattttTTACCTCAGCCTTACTTTAAAAGAATAGCATATTACttaaatgtatattttgtgACAAATAAAGTAGTAGTATCAGTTTAGGGGACGCACATCCTCTGCAATACTGCAGAGAGTACTGCagactgacatgtgggccctacGCTGCAGGTTTCAGTGTAGGATGGTCAAATGCAGGTTGTACTATCTCACTGGCTAATTTTCAATGACTTTGTTTTTCCTCGAAGTGTGCAGATTGTACCCCCTGGATGATCATGAAAGCAATAGAATATCAGTCCCATGGCATCAAATATTCTCACTGCAGTAGGGATAAAAGGATTTTATTTAAGAGTTatgtaaaccaaaaaaaaatgtaggacTAGCATAATCCGAGGCAGGCCATGAGACCAACGGGGTCACGAGAGGAAGGACCATCACGTGTCAGTAGGCAATGGACAGGGAGAAAGGGACAAGTACATGTGATCTACTACCACCAAACTGATTACGGCAACAGATGCTCCCTTCTGCTACTGCTCTTCAGTGCTGCACACCGTAATAACCCAGCTCCTCCTGCCAACCGaaatcctgtaaaattcaaaaactCCACTAACAATGAAATTATGAAATCGccttttagaattttatttctcttCTTTAAAGATACATCATCACGTGTCACTAACATATAAGCTCAATCGCTTTCTGAGCCCATATGTATATAATGAGTTACGCTATAAGTACGACGCCTCCGGTACGATCCGTCTACGAGGTAACGGGCGCCGGTGCGACTACGCTGCGGTAGCACGCCAGCCGCCGTGAGCGTCATAAGCATTTTCCTGTATGTAATCATGTTAAAGACGGAAATTACATCACATGATCTCAATCTCACCTCTACACACATGTGAGTCGCAAGCACGTTATTTTTAACACACGCTCCAAGAAACATCAGTGTGTTCGCTTAGCTTTAAGCGCACACAACACACTAATCTTAGGTGATACTCCAAGCTAGGCTCGGCATTGTCAGTAAACTACTTTTACCTACCTGTGACACAGGCACTCCTACCCCTTCTCCCTTAATCTTCTCCTCTGTTTGTTTCATTCAGCAAAGAGATTCCAGTGAACAATGTCAGTACCAATTgatcatcaattcatcatcAATTCTGTCCTGCCTGGGTCACAGACAGCAaagcctttttctttctctcctaCCTTACCcctccttttctcatccacaTCCACCATTACCCTAGCTTCGATGTCTCCATCTCCATGTTACCGTGCAAGTGCAACTAACACCACGCCATTGATCACATGCTTGTGTTGCGAGCTGTGGCTGCATTTCGCCAGCATCGCTGCCTGCTGCCACTGCTAGTTTGGCACATCTCATAAAGGCAGGACGGACTGGAGCAGCAGGATCGATGGATCATCCTGCTGttgttttttcttgcaaaAGGCGGGAAGGCAGTAGCAAAAGGGCGCTAAAGTTGGGTCCTTTTTCTTGCCACCTAGCCGCTGGCGCGCATTATTAAGCTCCCCCCTCCACTTCACCCACCCGGAATCGAAAAGGcagcgttttttttttgttttgttttgttttgattcTTTCTTcctccggcgagcggcgagcggcggccggcgttACCGGTCTTGGCGGCGACGGTTTGAGGCCGCATTCAGTAGGTGCGGGATCCTCGTCGGAATTAATGCCTTAATTCCGTGTGCGTTTCTTGCGGATTCTGCTGCTACATAGCCGTGACACCGTACCTGCCGGTTTCTGCAGCTGTTGCAGTGCAgggatggcgccggcgccggcgaagtgGTCGCtgttggtggcggtggcggtgctcGTGGCGGTCCgttcagccgccgccgccgacgatggGAGCGTCGTCCAGCTGTGGCCATTGCCCAAGTCGGTGAGCAAAGGGGAGCAGACGGTGCACGTCAGCAAGGACCTCAGGATGACGGCGGAGGGAAGCAAGTACGCCGACGGGAAGGCCATCCTGAAGGACGCGTTCCAGAGGATGGTGGCACTGATAGAGCTGGACCACGTCATCAATGGCAGCTACCAGGGCttgccgctgctcgccggcgtGAATGTGGTTGTGCATTTGCCCGGCGATGAGGtaagctgcagcctgcaggacTGACTAATTATGAACTTTGTGATGTCCTTTTCTCACCTTCTTGTGACCTGCATTTGGCTGATTTTGTCCCCTGCAGCTCAACTTCGGGGTGGATGAATCATACAATTTATCAGTGCCTGCAACTGGAAATCCAATTTATGCGCAAATTGAGGTGGGCAGAATAAGACATTAGATGCTGACACCGCAGTTGCAGATGCTATTTCTTGAACGTAGGGAAAAGAATGACGTTCTGTTGCTTGGTTCTACAAATTGTGACATTTTATTGCTATCATCTCTCACTTTGTTTCTCTTGCAGGCCCAAACAGTTTTCGGAGCACTTCATGCCTTGGAGGTAACTTCGCGTGATTTATCCACGCAATGCAAATGCGTGACTatagatagataaaattaagaCAATGAATGGTCACTTGCCGATAATCTAACAATGCACTTTGTACCATTGCAGACATTTAGCCAATTGTGTAACTTTGACTTCACCTCGAGGTTAATTGAGCTTCCCTCAGCTCCTTGGACCATCACAGACATGCCCAGATTCCCCTACCGAGGGCTTCTTATTGGTAAGATATAGTCTGAATATTTGCATTTGTTTTGTCAACAACAGTTGCGTTAAGGCCTTTAGGGTAATGGTACTTCTACAGTGGAATCCTGAGAGGTAATTTCAGATAAGTAAAAGTAACATATTCATAATCAACTGATCATATCGTTAGCCTGAAAAATAGAATATGAGAAAGTTAGCATGGATACATGGGAGGAATAGTAACTTTAAACCTTGCTCTGTTGCTCTCCTTTGTCTTGTCTCTGTTCTTGTACATATTGCTGTGAATTtaccattttattaaaaagctTCCAGCAGGGAGCTTCCAAACTGTTCCattaacataaataattatatcagaggttttttcatttcaaaaacTTATATCAGAATTTTTAGACCAAAGTATATAAATCATTTCTTCATAATACATTTCCATTTATTCACAAgtatttttttgctttgttaACCACCATCATGGATAATTCTAAAATGCTCAGCACATACTCCACATGTTCTATACTAGGCTTATATGAAGAACACTAATTATTGTTCATGCAAAACAATTTTTGATGTCTACGATTTCCCTCACATagtttgaggagagataatatatgatatatttttttaactcagtGCACTGATTGCCACAGATACTTCAAGACATTATCTTCCTGTCCCAGTAATAAAGAGTGTAATCGATTCAATGACCTACAGCAAATTGGTAGGTTTGACCTATTCAGAGCAAACCAAGTTCTTCAATCTTGACTGATAATTTTCTCCATTGCAACAACCTTCTCAAGAGGTTCCTTTTGTTGCATCATGTAATCTGCTTACTCTATCATCACACAGAATGTTCTTCATTGGCACATTGTGGATGAACAGTcatttcctatagaaatacCTTCATACCCAAAATTATGGAATGGTGCATACTCTTACTCAGAGAGATATACAATGGAAGATGCTATCGACATTGTTCAGTGAGTTTTACTGTCGTTTTTCACGTGAAAGAGCAGAGtttagcaaatatcaaactaaGGTCATTGTTTGACATCTAACATTACCTCCACTATGAAGTAGCAGGAGCTAAGAATATGGCAGCAAAAACATATAGAATATAATTTGCAAAGGAAACTCagcagaaaattaaaaaaactccaaatccCATTCCTTCTTTGGAGAATGATGTTTTCACTTTAGAGATCAGTTAGCTAGACTGTTGGATTTAACCAAGTTAAGATAACTTATCAATAATCTGCAGGTATGCTGAAAAACGAGGTGTCAATGTCTTAGCTGAGATTGATGTTCCTGGCCATGCTCTCTcatggtaaatatatatttttttgatggaTCTCAtggtaaatatttaatatgccAAATTGCCAATGCTGTTCTTCTATAGCATATGGTCCATGAATTTTCAGGTTTTACTGATGAAAACTCAaatctttgtttttgttgtactGTGTACTCACACAATCATgccatatattttgaattCAGAAAGCACAATTTCTTTCAGATGAAATTATATAACTAGATATGACTATAAGTACATCAAaaggttataaaaaatatgcatttgtttttgttttaggGGTGTTGGTTATCCGTCATTGTGGCCATCGGCGACCTGTAAAGAACCACTTGATGTCAGCAGTGAATCCACATTCCAAGTGATTAATGGAATTCTT
Encoded proteins:
- the LOC102718087 gene encoding beta-hexosaminidase 3-like; translation: MAPAPAKWSLLVAVAVLVAVRSAAAADDGSVVQLWPLPKSVSKGEQTVHVSKDLRMTAEGSKYADGKAILKDAFQRMVALIELDHVINGSYQGLPLLAGVNVVVHLPGDELNFGVDESYNLSVPATGNPIYAQIEAQTVFGALHALETFSQLCNFDFTSRLIELPSAPWTITDMPRFPYRGLLIDTSRHYLPVPVIKSVIDSMTYSKLNVLHWHIVDEQSFPIEIPSYPKLWNGAYSYSERYTMEDAIDIVQYAEKRGVNVLAEIDVPGHALSWGVGYPSLWPSATCKEPLDVSSESTFQVINGILSDFSKVFKFKFVHLGGDEVNTSCWSSTPRVKAWLIQHGMKESDAYRYFVLRAQKIAKSHGYEVINWEETFNNFGDKLDRRTVVHNWLGGGVAEKVVAAGLRCIVSNQDKWYLDHLEVTWDGFYMNEPLKNIKNLEQQKLVLGGEVCMWGEHIDASDIQQTIWPRAAAAAERLWTPLEKLSKEYEVPVLSTRLARFRCLLNHRGIAAGPVTGYGRSAPAEPSSCIKQ